A single genomic interval of Shewanella halotolerans harbors:
- a CDS encoding helix-turn-helix transcriptional regulator yields MNINQIVRPNQLAHDLGISLCTLWRWRQQGKIPQPMQLGPRLVGWRRETIEEWLKSQNQG; encoded by the coding sequence ATGAATATCAATCAAATAGTTAGACCGAATCAGTTAGCACATGATCTTGGAATTAGTCTCTGTACTCTATGGCGCTGGCGACAACAGGGGAAAATTCCTCAACCAATGCAGTTAGGTCCGAGATTAGTGGGCTGGAGAAGAGAAACCATCGAGGAATGGCTGAAAAGCCAAAATCAGGGATGA
- a CDS encoding type IV secretion system DNA-binding domain-containing protein encodes MTLPDRYQRWGLIVSLSIIITLFISYFLTMYTWKLVTPWPNPEAHRRVLVSIFHDIFSQDSTTLIAYIDYLKKNYWLDDFFFHLLAPLIISSYLAKEITMALFYVDGGIDPASHVQGPRLYVGYEAYKHAKKCFRRMKVKSNSPLKVHNHIVLPEQLESGNIFVVGAQGSGKSTVIKPLVQQLKSKNTNALIYDAKQEYTQLFFENSVVLINPLDQRSIYWDISADINTIEAAQRVAEAFIHETSGDKYWTDGARIIFVGILLTLMNTEKSWGWADIQLQLAQETSNLKANLFKYYPEAEKFIEKDSKTTQGFMTVLTTQLSWIRTVAHCWKVESKFKFSIKKWLKGDYGNRQVIFPNIAQYSHISSPLCTAAISLLTDELLSKEDSNRPIWLIVDELADLPRTASITKWLSLGRSKGARTIAGTQNISQIYSKYGDKDAETLISLFSNSVTLRTNSADSASRLSKNIGNRVVKRYTESFDREGNKSRTLQQSEEPVVRTEQIMQLPLADSEGVTGVLNVSGWNAAYWLIWPYPKLELIAKGFIPKSAPAESTIKKSNRRGSRGREQSC; translated from the coding sequence ATGACTTTACCCGACCGATATCAAAGATGGGGATTAATTGTTTCATTATCAATTATTATCACTCTATTTATTTCATATTTTCTAACTATGTATACATGGAAGCTTGTAACGCCTTGGCCTAACCCCGAGGCTCACAGAAGAGTATTAGTAAGTATTTTTCATGATATTTTTAGCCAAGATTCAACCACACTAATAGCCTATATCGATTACCTCAAAAAAAATTACTGGCTTGATGATTTTTTCTTTCACCTGCTAGCACCTCTCATTATTAGTAGCTACTTAGCGAAGGAAATCACTATGGCGCTATTCTATGTTGATGGTGGGATTGATCCTGCTAGTCATGTACAAGGACCTAGACTTTATGTTGGTTATGAAGCATATAAGCATGCCAAAAAGTGCTTTCGACGCATGAAGGTAAAGTCAAACTCCCCCTTAAAAGTTCACAACCACATAGTACTCCCAGAGCAACTAGAAAGCGGGAATATCTTTGTAGTTGGAGCTCAAGGTTCAGGTAAAAGCACAGTAATTAAGCCATTAGTTCAACAGCTCAAATCTAAAAATACCAATGCTCTTATTTATGATGCCAAGCAAGAATATACACAGCTCTTCTTTGAAAACAGTGTTGTGTTAATTAATCCGTTGGACCAGCGTTCTATCTACTGGGATATTAGTGCTGACATTAACACCATCGAAGCAGCTCAAAGAGTCGCTGAGGCTTTTATACATGAGACTAGTGGTGATAAATACTGGACAGATGGAGCTAGGATCATTTTTGTTGGCATATTATTAACACTAATGAATACAGAAAAAAGCTGGGGCTGGGCAGACATACAGCTCCAATTAGCACAAGAAACAAGTAACTTAAAAGCAAACCTCTTTAAATATTATCCTGAAGCCGAAAAATTTATTGAGAAGGATAGTAAAACTACGCAAGGATTCATGACTGTACTCACAACACAATTAAGTTGGATTAGAACAGTGGCTCATTGCTGGAAGGTTGAGTCAAAGTTTAAATTTTCAATAAAAAAATGGTTGAAAGGAGACTATGGAAACCGCCAAGTTATTTTTCCTAACATTGCTCAATATTCCCACATTTCATCCCCACTATGTACTGCTGCAATCAGCCTACTAACAGATGAGCTGCTTAGCAAGGAGGACTCGAATAGACCTATTTGGTTAATTGTAGATGAACTAGCTGATTTACCTAGAACAGCAAGTATAACCAAATGGCTATCATTAGGCAGAAGCAAGGGAGCTAGAACAATTGCAGGCACGCAAAACATCAGCCAGATATATTCAAAATATGGTGATAAAGATGCAGAAACATTAATTAGTCTTTTTTCCAATTCCGTAACACTTAGAACAAATTCAGCAGATTCCGCAAGCCGATTATCCAAAAATATTGGTAACAGGGTAGTAAAGAGGTACACAGAATCATTTGACCGTGAAGGCAATAAAAGTCGGACTCTTCAGCAATCTGAAGAGCCTGTAGTTAGAACTGAACAGATAATGCAACTTCCCTTAGCTGATAGTGAGGGAGTAACAGGAGTTCTGAACGTTTCAGGTTGGAATGCCGCATATTGGTTGATCTGGCCTTATCCTAAACTAGAATTAATCGCAAAGGGATTTATTCCGAAAAGTGCTCCAGCTGAATCCACTATAAAAAAAAGTAATAGAAGAGGTTCAAGAGGGAGAGAGCAGTCATGCTAA
- the mobF gene encoding MobF family relaxase gives MLTISPVRNISYYTDLAKEDYYLDGGEPNGEWTGVGARLIGLTDSVETNDYLNIMRGHTPDGRYALRQQSSLKQRAGWDLTFSAPKSVSIAWARADKELKIRIQKAHRQAVLKAVEKLEQHAGYTRIGKNGIQQERTTGLVASLFEHATSREQDPQLHTHCLIANVAPRNDGSWGTIDSRHFYLWQKAIGTSYRAELAYQLCSLGFEIERDKESFKLPCIPQSICDLYSKRSKEIKAELSKYGTKSSSSKAGDIAVLTTRNKKENVARNTLYQQWHQELDLLNLSTENLLTNIVNENKPENIQVEHGNPELSAQLLAEKLGESKSSFTQQEVYRQANELAQCSTGGIYIAELIARSFIDDEKTIELGLDLKGRQLFTTTSILEMETQMISLAKDLASKKSFNLTENIIKSNMEQHHFQLSEEQQEAVHQACQPSCLSILQGSAGAGKSASMDVVRRIYQQSGYQVIGASIAKSAANNLALEANIETHTVAKLIKDVENKRMALSNKLILIDEAGQVSTKDLLKLIKLSTQHNCKLLLVGEDKQLDAIEHAGALRYLSRPEVIGTTRIETIRRQRAEWSKKVVADLRDGRSLQALNELDNRGLVDFSTDAETAKNALIKKWNRYRKSQPNKQSLLLAHKWSDVMDLNAKARGALQAEGRLQAQQVKMKCAISNKVFTQQFAIGEKIRLTKNDYKMGLTNGDLGTVTNIVTGQDGETVFEVLLDSGKQLNINTSSYCSSEGNCYIAQAYAMTVYSSQGLTIDGDTFIYYTSGMDRANSYVAGSRHKDNSHWFFNSKELVPNEEVDIKSLTKKHFLNKASKTMSLHSKTILANALHESQPSLPRALMERS, from the coding sequence ATGCTAACTATTTCTCCTGTACGCAATATCAGCTACTACACCGATCTCGCCAAAGAAGATTACTACCTAGATGGTGGTGAGCCGAATGGTGAATGGACTGGTGTAGGTGCAAGGTTAATTGGGCTTACAGACAGTGTTGAAACAAACGATTATCTTAATATCATGAGGGGGCATACTCCAGATGGCCGATATGCCCTAAGGCAACAAAGCAGCCTAAAACAGAGAGCTGGTTGGGATCTAACCTTTAGTGCTCCTAAATCAGTTTCCATTGCGTGGGCGCGAGCTGATAAAGAGCTGAAAATAAGAATACAAAAGGCTCATCGACAAGCTGTTCTCAAGGCAGTTGAAAAGCTAGAACAGCATGCTGGATATACACGTATTGGTAAGAATGGCATACAGCAAGAGCGTACAACAGGCCTTGTCGCAAGCCTATTTGAGCATGCAACGAGTCGAGAGCAAGACCCCCAACTCCATACACATTGTCTTATTGCCAATGTCGCCCCACGAAATGATGGCTCTTGGGGAACGATAGACAGTCGACACTTTTATCTATGGCAAAAGGCTATCGGAACCTCATATCGTGCTGAATTAGCTTACCAGTTATGTAGTTTAGGTTTCGAAATCGAACGTGATAAAGAGTCATTTAAACTTCCCTGTATTCCTCAAAGCATATGTGATCTTTACTCAAAACGTTCAAAGGAAATCAAAGCAGAACTATCAAAATATGGTACTAAATCAAGCTCAAGTAAAGCTGGCGATATCGCAGTGTTAACAACAAGAAATAAGAAGGAAAATGTAGCAAGAAACACTCTATACCAACAATGGCATCAAGAACTCGATCTGCTCAACTTAAGCACAGAAAATTTGCTCACTAACATTGTTAATGAAAACAAACCAGAAAACATTCAAGTAGAGCATGGGAACCCAGAATTATCTGCTCAATTACTCGCAGAAAAATTGGGAGAATCAAAATCATCATTTACTCAGCAAGAAGTATATAGACAGGCTAATGAGCTCGCTCAATGCAGTACTGGAGGAATTTATATAGCGGAATTGATAGCCAGAAGCTTTATTGATGACGAGAAGACGATAGAGCTCGGTTTGGACCTCAAAGGGAGACAACTATTCACAACCACCTCAATTCTTGAAATGGAAACCCAAATGATTTCTCTGGCTAAAGACTTAGCTTCAAAAAAGTCGTTTAACTTAACCGAAAATATTATTAAATCAAATATGGAACAGCATCACTTTCAACTTAGTGAAGAACAACAAGAAGCTGTACATCAAGCTTGTCAACCTAGCTGTTTGTCCATTCTGCAAGGCTCTGCAGGCGCAGGGAAATCTGCATCTATGGATGTGGTAAGAAGAATATATCAGCAAAGTGGTTACCAAGTCATAGGCGCATCCATTGCTAAATCTGCGGCAAATAACTTAGCACTAGAGGCAAACATCGAAACTCATACCGTAGCCAAACTAATAAAAGATGTAGAAAATAAGCGTATGGCTCTTTCTAATAAACTGATTTTGATAGATGAAGCAGGCCAAGTCAGCACTAAAGATCTTCTAAAACTCATCAAGTTATCTACACAGCATAATTGCAAGTTACTACTTGTTGGTGAGGACAAACAACTAGATGCCATTGAGCATGCTGGAGCACTTAGATACCTTTCACGACCAGAAGTGATAGGAACGACAAGAATTGAGACGATAAGAAGACAACGAGCAGAATGGTCAAAAAAAGTCGTTGCAGATCTTAGAGATGGTCGCTCCCTGCAAGCCCTTAATGAATTAGATAATCGAGGGCTTGTTGATTTTTCGACAGATGCCGAAACTGCCAAAAACGCATTAATAAAAAAGTGGAATCGCTATCGAAAATCTCAACCCAATAAACAATCTTTACTGTTAGCTCATAAATGGTCGGATGTAATGGATTTAAATGCAAAGGCAAGAGGCGCCTTGCAAGCTGAAGGCAGACTCCAAGCCCAACAAGTTAAAATGAAGTGTGCTATCAGCAACAAGGTGTTCACCCAACAGTTTGCTATAGGAGAAAAAATCAGGTTAACAAAGAATGACTATAAAATGGGACTAACTAATGGAGATTTAGGGACAGTAACAAACATTGTCACAGGCCAAGACGGAGAGACCGTTTTCGAAGTGTTACTAGACTCTGGTAAACAGCTGAACATAAACACATCTAGTTATTGCAGTTCTGAGGGCAACTGCTACATAGCTCAAGCATATGCAATGACTGTATATTCCAGTCAGGGTCTAACAATAGATGGTGACACCTTCATTTATTACACATCTGGAATGGATAGAGCAAACAGTTATGTCGCTGGCAGCAGACATAAAGACAATAGCCATTGGTTTTTCAATAGTAAAGAACTTGTTCCAAATGAAGAAGTTGACATAAAATCTCTAACAAAAAAGCATTTCCTTAACAAAGCATCTAAAACCATGAGCTTACACAGTAAAACGATACTAGCAAATGCTCTCCATGAATCCCAACCTAGTCTACCAAGAGCTCTGATGGAGAGGAGCTAA